The Aminivibrio pyruvatiphilus DNA segment CTCGAATCCCTGCCTCGGACAATCCTCCTGCCTTTTCAGGGGCGAATGAACCCTTCCAATGGGCTCCACTCTCATGTCACCATAATCCACATTCCAGACCTCCTCCGTCATCCTGATAAGCCCATTCTCCGGCATGGCGTGTCCCGCCGGCTCCGCTCCATTCTATAGCACTTTTCTTGATCAGCATATATCAAATTCTTCATCCTCTTTTTTATAAAACGACTGTTTCCGGCAGGCTGTTTCATGATGTACAATGCCGGGGAGAGAAACCACTGGTTCAATTCATACCACCAAGGAGGCACCAGGGAATGAAAGCCATACTCGCAGGAGCCCTCGAAACCGGGCTCGGAACCGTACTGTCCAACGTGACCGTTTTCGTTGAAAACGGCAAAATCGCCGATATCGCCGAAGGACTCGACCCCAGGAACGCGGACGAGGTGATCGACGCATCGGATATGATCGTCACCCCCGGGCTCATCGACGCCCACACCCATATGGGCACCTACTGCGAAGGCTTCCCCGAGAGCATGGCCGACGCCAACGACATGGTAAACCCCGTGGCTCCCCACCTCCGGATCCTGGACGCCATCTACCAGGACGACACGGCCTTCGCCGACGCCCTCTCCGGGGGAGTCACCTGCGTCCAGACCCTGCCCGGGAGCGGCAACGTCATCGGCGGCCAGGGAGCCATCATCAAGACCTCAACGGCATCGGGGGGGCGGAAGAAAACGGTGGACGAAATGGTGGTGAAGGCCCCCTCCTCCATGAAGGCCGCCCTGGGCGAGAACCCGATCCGGGTCTACAAGGAGAAGCAGAAGCTCCCCAACACCCGCATGGGCAACGCCGCCCTGCTCCGCCAGGCCTTCGTGGAGGCGGAAAACTACCGGAACAAAATGATCCAGGCCAGGACCAAGAACGAGCCGGCGGAACGGAACCTCCAGCACGAAGCGCTCCTCCCCGTGCTCGACGGGGACCTTTCCCTCTGCGTCCATGCCCACCGATGCGACGACATCGCCACGGCGGTCCGCATCGCGGGAGAGTTCTCCATCCCCTTCACCGTGGAGCACTGTACGGAAGGACACCTCATCGCCCCCTTCCTGGCGGAGAAGAACGTTTTCGCCGCCGTGGGTCCCACCCTCACGGGCAAGCCCAAGATCGAGCTGCGGAACAAGACGTGGGACACCCCCCTCGCCCTCTGGAAGGCCGGGGTCCACTTCTGCATCATCACCGACCATCCCGTGGTGCCCATCGAGCATCTCTCCGTCTGTCTCTCCCTGGCCGTCCGGGCCGGGCTTCCCCGGGAGGAGGCCCTCAAGGCGGTGACCATCTATGCCGCGGAACATCTCGGCATCGCGGACCGGGTAGGTTCCGTCGAAAGGGGCAAGGACGCAGACCTGGTGATCTGGGACGGCGATCCCCTTGACGCCCGGAGCAGGGCCGTGGCCACCATCATCGACGGGGAAACCGTCTACTCGAGAAGCTGATCCATCCCCCGGCAGAGTACGCCCCGGAAGAAGGAGGAATGCGGGTTGGATACGCTCCACTTCATCACCATCACGGGGATCGACCATTACTACGGCAAGACCCCCTTTGAAATCGGACGGATCGCAAGGATCTCCAAGGAGCCGGAAAACCCCCACGATCCCGAGGCCATCCGCGTGGAGCTGCCCGTCATCGGCACCATCGGCTACGTGGCGAACAGCACGAACACCGTCTACCGGGGCACGGCCAGCGCGGGGCGCATCTACGACAAGATCGGCGACTACGC contains these protein-coding regions:
- a CDS encoding HIRAN domain-containing protein, which gives rise to MDTLHFITITGIDHYYGKTPFEIGRIARISKEPENPHDPEAIRVELPVIGTIGYVANSTNTVYRGTASAGRIYDKIGDYAFARVFFVTHSSAIALVLSPDEVEEIDAGKKVIFTVNDEEEAPADDG
- a CDS encoding amidohydrolase codes for the protein MKAILAGALETGLGTVLSNVTVFVENGKIADIAEGLDPRNADEVIDASDMIVTPGLIDAHTHMGTYCEGFPESMADANDMVNPVAPHLRILDAIYQDDTAFADALSGGVTCVQTLPGSGNVIGGQGAIIKTSTASGGRKKTVDEMVVKAPSSMKAALGENPIRVYKEKQKLPNTRMGNAALLRQAFVEAENYRNKMIQARTKNEPAERNLQHEALLPVLDGDLSLCVHAHRCDDIATAVRIAGEFSIPFTVEHCTEGHLIAPFLAEKNVFAAVGPTLTGKPKIELRNKTWDTPLALWKAGVHFCIITDHPVVPIEHLSVCLSLAVRAGLPREEALKAVTIYAAEHLGIADRVGSVERGKDADLVIWDGDPLDARSRAVATIIDGETVYSRS